A segment of the Candidatus Krumholzibacteriia bacterium genome:
TGACGCCGCCGTTGGCGCCCGCACGGTCGTCGCGGATGAGATCATAGGAGAAGCCCTCCATCATCACCCGCGCCGTCCGGCCAGCGCCGTTCAGCGTCGTCTGCGAGATCGTCGCCGCGTACTGCGGATTGTTGGCATACAACATCTGCGCAACCGCGGCACCGGTGGGCTGGAGCACGTCGAACTTGTTGATGGCCAGGCAGCCACCGAAGGTCACGATCGTGTCCGGTCCCGCCACACTCGAGAAGGCGCTTCCCGGGGTGCCGATTGCCAGGGGGTTGATCCCCAGCCCGACCGTCTTGTGGTCCGGCGTCAGCACGTTGAAGCTCAGGTACGCAGAACGCACGTTCACGGCCGACGGTGCCGGCGAGGTGACCCAGTCGTTGGGGATGCCGTCGCCGCTGATATAGAGGCCCGGATCCTTGTCCGACTGGTCGAGGAACGCAAACAGCAGGGCGAAGTCGTCCGCCTTGTCCGGCGTGCCGGTACCGTCGGCGATGGTTCCGTCCTCCAGTTCCTCCGAGTTCCAGATGATCTTCTTGTAGTACGGAAGGATCTGCTGGGACACGTTGACCACGCGCGATCCAGGACTGTTGGCAACGCTGGACGAGGGTGCAATCACGTCGAAGCGATCCACCTTGTCCAGGATGCCCAGGAACTGGAACGCCTGGTCGAAGAACGGCTGCACGGCACGGCCGTCACCGTCGTCGACATACAGGATGTCGCCGCCGTTGTTGAGGGCCGCCGCCGGGAGACAGGTCATCTCCATGGCGTTGGCGTAGGCGACGTTGATGTCGACGGATGTCTGAATGGCACCCGAGGCATCCGCGTTGTCGAGCGCCCGCAACTGGTTGAAGAAGTACGACCGCGAACCACCGTTCGACTCGGCGCAGAAGAAGTACTCAACCGTGTCACCCGGGGTGAACAGGTTGTCGTTCAGATCCACGCAGTAGTTGTCAGGCGAAGGCGTCTGGTTGTTCTGCGTGTAGGCCGTGTCGAAGCGAACGATGGTCCAGGTATCCCCGTCCGGTCCGACGGTGCTACCCACCACCGGCCAGCGCGAGGGGTCGTCGCTGAGCGCAGCGCCCGACTTGGCCGGCTGCGTGGGCGACACCTTGACGAAGGCGTACACCGCCGCACCGCCAAAGCCAGGATCGGTGGCCAGGCCGAGCACCGGGTCAACCACCGTCGCCGCTGCCGAGTCACCCGGCAGGATGCCGAGATTCGCCGCGGGCAGGAGGTCCTGCGCCATGTCGGCACGCACGGTACCGGTGACGGTTCCGTCGGTGGCAAAGTTGTCCTGGAACAAGCGGAACGAGTTGATCTGCCACTGCGGACCGTTGACCTCGATGCGCTTGACCTTGACGTTGTCGATCATGGGCGAGTGGCTGTGGCAGGCACCGGAGCCCACCGTGCCACACCAGACGCCGCACATATCCCACGCGGCCAGGGAAATCTGAATGTGGCTGGCGGCCGGGTCGATCAGGCTCCCGAACTCGTTGATCGATTCGAGCCAGTCCTTGTCGTCGCCGTAGTTCACCAGGTTGTCGTTGAGCCACGACTGCGGGCAGCCGCCCACGATGGATCGAACCTGCCAGACGTAGAACACCAGGTTGTCCAGCGGAAGGTCACGATACACCGCGAACTGCAGCTGCGCCTGCGTTCCCGCACCCGTCCAGGCGATCTGGGGAGACCAGACTTCGTTGGTCAGGTACTGGCCCGCGGCGTTGCCGAACGGGATGGCGGTAACACCCGGGAATCCGCCGCACGCATAGTTGGCGGTGGAACCGGTGAAGAAGGTCCACAGGCACGAGAGGTCCCGCGCGCAGGGATCCTGCTGCAGCTGCGCCGCACCCGGCAGCAGCGTTGCAAAGTCGCCGTAGCCCGGCAGGTTGCAGCTGGCCCAGTGACCGTCCAGGGTGCCGTGGGCGCCGACCGCCTCGGCCTCGAAGGTCTGGTTGGTCTGGGTGCCGGCACCGTCGACGATCTTCAGGTTGTCGACGATGAAGGCACCGTCGGTGTCCCACAGGCCGTCGGAGTCCGACCACGCCGTATCCGCCCCGAAATTGAAGCGGACGCGGGCACTGCCCCCGTGCTCGGCGGCGGTGATGGTGATCGACTCGGAGGCGCTTCCCTGTCCGTTATACGGGGTGTTGGCCGTGGTCAGCGGCGACCACAGGTCCCCGCAGCCGGCGTCCAGCTCCACGTTGGTGAAGTCGTAGCCAGGCTCGGAGTCCCACACCGCGTCGTAGGTCAGGGTCGCGTCACCGGTCAGGGTGAAGCACTTGGAGCAGAGAATCTGCTGCCACGCGTTGCCGTAGCCGGGGAGCGAACCGTAACCACACAGATCCGGGTCGGCCGCGTTGGCGCGCGCACCGATCCACAGGGATTTCGCCCCCTGGATCGGATTGAGCAGGCCGAACGTACCACCCGCGAGACCCGCGAAGTCGTCCACGTGGACGTAGTCGCCGGTCTGCACGGTGAGGTCGTGGCTGACCCAGCCCTGGGTGAGACAGCTCGCGCCGGTCTGGAAGTTGTACGTGGCAAGGTACGTCGTGTTCGCCGCGGCCACGGCGTTGAACGCCGCGTTGCCGTTGGTCGAAACCGGCGCCTTCATGCCCGTATCCATCATGAAGCGCGGAGCCGCTTTCTTCACGTTGCGGGCATCGGCGCTCGTCACGACCAGTGACGCACACAGACACGCACACAGCGCGATAAGAAAAGTTTTTTTCATGTTGCTTGATCTCCCGATTGCGTTGCTGGATGCATTCGACGATCCGCGGCACGTCGCCGGGACCGCCCGTATTTACGGGAGCAAGGGCAGGCACTATCAACGTGACTCTCCGGAAACCTCCGGCCGCAACTTCACCGGAGCACTACGCTCCCAGAGAGCCTTCTCCGCTGGCGAACTAGACTGGCATCACCTCCGGCGTCGCCATCGGATCGATCGGTGGACTGCTGCAAACCCCCGGCGCGTGTCGTCGGGTACGCCACGGGCGCAGACAGTCGGTCGGCAAGGTGGTCGGCCTGCACAACCGGTGGGGTGTTGTGACTCTGTTTAGATTGAAAGGGACTATTTCACGCGGGACGCGCTGACTGCGATCGCGTTTCATAACCCTTTGCCCCTGTTCCACTGAGAAGTATGCCTGCCGGTTCGTGTCAGTGTCAATTCCGAAGTTAATTTCACGCGCGTTGCGCGCAAAATTCTGGAACAGATGTGTGCATCTCCGCGCGGGTTCGCAGAACCCGCGCGGCGCGTCGCAACATGTGTATGTGGCACGCGCATTGCGTTACCGGTTTTGGACGTTGTGCCGTGGCTGCTTTTCCACCACATAACCCGATGCGAGCGACCAGACGATGACCACCGGATCGAAGCCCACCAGCCCGCCGCCCGTACGGCCGCGGAGCGTTCGGGTGGACGATACCTTCACACTGCCGCGCATCCTGGCCCTGCTCGAGGAGCGCAACCTGATTTCCGCCGCGCAGGCGGAGACAATTCGCGCCAACGCAAAGGCGCGCACCCAGGCCCTGGCCCAGCGCGCCCGCTCCGGCCCGGACGAGGACGAGGGTTACGTCTCGCCGCTGGAACTCATCGCGTCCTTCCACCTGCCCAGCCGCCTGCCCCGGCACGAACACGTGGACGAGGCGGAACTGGGGGCGCTGTATGGCGAGGCCACCGGCACCGCCTTCATGCGCATCGACCCGCTCAAGCTCGACGCCCGCACCCTGGCCGCCATCGTGTCCAAGCCGTTCGCGCGCAAACACCTGCTGGTGCCGGTGCGCCTCGACGGGCGGCGGATGACCGTGGCCATGGTGAACCCCTTCGACAAGGGTGCGCTCAACAACCTGGAGCACGCCACCGGGTACATCGTGGAGCCGGTGCTGGGCCTGCGCACCGAGATCCTCAAGACCATCAACGAGATCTTCGCCTTCGAACGCAGCCTGCAGAAGGCGGAGCGCATGCGCAGCGCGACGCTGGACGTCGGCAACCTCGAACAGCTGGTGGACATCGGCACCGACGCGGAGCTGGACAGCTCGGACCAGCACGTGGTGCGCGCGGTCGACCTGCTGCTGCAGTACGCCTTCGAGCAGCGCGCCAGTGACATCCACATCGAACCCAAGCGCGAGCGCGCGCTGGTGCGCCTGCGCATCGACGGCCGCCTGCACAACACGCACACCATTCCCAAACAGGTCTTCCCGGGTTTTGTGTCGCGCATCAAGATCATGGCCCGCCTGGATATCGCCGAGAAGCGGCGGCCGCAGGATGGCCGCATCAAGTCCGCGTACAAGGAGAACGAGATCGAACTGCGCGTTTCCACGGTGCCGGTGGCATTTGGAGAGAAGGTGGTGATCCGCATATTCGACCCCACCATCCTCCTGCAGGACATCGGCGCGCTGGGCTTCACCGCCGAGCAGCGGCCCGTGTACGAGCGTCTTCTGCAGCGTCCGCACGGGATCATCCTGGTCACCGGACCCACCGGCAGCGGCAAGACGACCACGCTCTACTCGTCGCTGCAGGCGCTGGCCACGCCGGCGGTGAACATCGTCACCATCGAGGATCCCATCGAGATGGTGCACGATCCCTTCAACCAGATTGCGGTGCAGGAGGCGGCGGGGGTCACCTTTGCCACCGCGCTGCGCAGCGTGCTGCGCCAGGACCCCGACATCGTGATGGTGGGCGAGATCCGCGACCCCGAGACCGCGCAGTACGCAGTGCAGGCGGCACTCACCGGGCACCTGGTGTTTTCCACCCTGCACACCAACACCGCGGTGGGGGCGGTGACGCGCCTGGTCGACCTGGGCATCGAGCGCTTCCTGGTGGCATCCACCGTGATCGGCCTGGTGGCGCAGCGCCTGCTGCGCATGGTGTGCCCGTCCTGCGCCGACGCGGCCGACATCTCCGACGACGCCCTCGAGTTGATCGGGCTCGACGATGCCATCGACCGCTCGTTGCTGCGCCGCGGCGCCGGATGCGACAAGTGCCGCAAGACCGGATACTTCGGCCGCACGGCGGCCTTCGAGGTGCTGGAGGTGAGCGACCGTATCCGCGTGATGATCCGCGACGGCGCGGACGAAAACGACGTGGTGCGCGCCGCGCGCCAGGACGGCGCCGAGCCGCTCATGTCCAACGCCATCCGCAAGCTGCTGGAGGGGCGCACCACGCCGGACGAGATTCTCCGCGTCATCCCCACCGCCTGGTAGGCGCAAAAAAAAGGGACGCCGCGGGGGCGTCCCTTTGCCTGCGATGTGCGTGCGCGCGGGCTACTCGTCCCAGCGGAGCACCTTGCCGTCGGCAAGGTAGATGTAGCGGTTCTTGTTCGACTCCGGCGACGGGTAGATCCACTGCTCGTTGATGCGTCCGTTGATCTCGCTGGTGTTCTTCTTGGCCGGGCTTCCCCACGACTCCAGCGCGGCGTCGGACGGCATGCCCACGAACACCTCGTGGTCCATGATGGCGCGCGCCGTCTTCTTGCCGTACTTGCGGATGTATCCAACCTGGCGCAGCACCGGGTCCTCGTAGAAGAACAACTGGTCCATCGCCACATCGATCTTCTCCGGGGTGAGGGGGCGTTCCAGGTTGAGCCCCTGGCGGACCTTGTTCTTTTTCTGCAGCGTCTGCACGGTCACCGAGCCCTCGTAGACCATGGACACGTCGATGACCCTGACCTTCTGGTCCCGCGCGATGGAACCGCCCTCGCCCAGATCCTGCAGCACCACGCGCGTCCACACGATCCGGTCCTTGTACTTCTCGAGGACCGCCTGCTGGTCCTCCAGCGGGATGTCCTTTACGACGACATTCTTGACCGACGAACAGGCCGCAACGGCAACGACCAGCGCCAGCATCCAGACCAACCTTCTCACGAAACCACCTCGCACATTTGCTTGATCCGTGGCGGACCGGAACGTCCGGCCGCCTGAGGGGCGTTTCATCGATTTTACGTCACGCCGACGAAGTGCTCGACCACCATGCGGTCGCCGGACTCCTCCACGTCGATCGTGATCACGTCCACCCGCGGCGACAACCGCGATTCGCGCGCGAACCCGAGCAGCGCCGTCTGCACCCGCGCCAGCTTGCGCGCGTCGATGGCCTCGGCGGCCGCTCCGAATCCCCGGCCGCGGCGAAGCTTCACCTCGACCGCCACCAGCCAGCCGCCGTCGCGCGCCAGGATGTCCACCTCGCGCCGCGCGAAACGCACGTTGGCGTCGATCAATTCGAAGCCCTTGAGGCGGAGGAACTCCGCCGCGATGCGCTCGCCGATACTGCCGGTTTCTCTCGTGCTCACCACCCCACCTCCCCTCGCAACCCCTTCTCTATTTAGAACATCGAGAGGTTGTTTTCAACGATTTTCCCCAGAAACGATCTCCGGTGCACCTCCGCCGCGCCCTGCGCCGCCAGCGCCTCCAGGTGGTCGCGGGTGCCGTAACCCTTGTTGCTGTCAAAGTGATAGCCGGGAAAACGGCGGTGGAGGCGGCGCATGACCCGGTCCCGGGTCACCTTGGCCACGATGGACGCGGCCGCGACACACAGGCTGCGGGCGTCGCCCTTCACCAGGGGCACCACCGTCCCACTCCAGTTGATGGTCTCGCGGCCGTCGATGAGCACCAGGTCGGGCCGCACCCGCAGGGCGTCCACGGCCCGGTGCATGGTGCCCAGGGTGGCGCGCAGGATATTGTCACGATCGATGGTCGCGGGCTGGGCCACGCCGATTCCAACCGAAACCGAGGCGGCGATGATCTGGTCGAAGAGCGACTCGCGGTCGGTCTCGGTTATGGACTTGGAGTCGTAGATGCGGATCAGGTCGCAGCCGTCGCGCAGCACCACGGCCGCGGACACCACCGGCCCGGCGAGCGCACCGCGCCCCGCCTCGTCGACGCCCGCGATGGTGGCGAAACCACGCGCGGCGAGTGCGGCGTCGTGGGCCAGGAGCGCGTCGAACCGCTCGCGTAGCGCCGCCTCGGCCGCACCGGGACCACCGGCTTTGGCGCGCGCGCCTTTGCGCGGGCTAGTCGCGCCTTCTGTCTTCCTTCTTCTCCTTGATGCGGGCGGCTTTTCCAACGCGATCCCTCAGGTAGTAGAGTTTCGCGCGGCGCACGCGTCCCCGGCGCAGCACTTCGATCTTGGTGACGTTGGGCGAGTGGATGGGGAACACGCGCTCCACGCCGATCCCCGAGCTCACCTTGCGGACGGTGAACGTCTCCGTGATGCCCTTGCCGTTCTGCTTGATGACAACGCCCTGGAACGCCTGTTCGCGCTCCTTGGCGCCCTCGACGACGCGAACCATGACCTTTACCGTGTCGCCCACGCGGAAGTCCCGCACCTTGTCGGTCAGCATGCGCTGCTCAATGCGATCGATGATGTTCATGACTACTCTCCTTCACTCCTCGGACGACGTCTCGTCGTCGATCAGGTCCGGTCGCAGGCGCCGCGTCCGTTCGCGCGACGACTCCCGCCTCCACTTTTCGATCTCGGCGTGGTGTCCCGACATCAGCACCGCGGGAACACCCAGTCCCCGGTACTCGGCCGGGCGCGTGTACCACGCGCAGTCCAGTCCGCCCTCGCGCTCGCGCTCGAACGAGTCGCTGGCCGCGGACTCGTCGTTGCCCAGCACATCGTCGAGGAGCCGGACCGTCGCCTCAATCACGGCGGCGGCGGCGATTTCGCCCCCCGAGAGGACGAAGTCGCCGACGGAAATCTCCTCGGTCACCACCAGTTCCCGCACCCGCTCGTCGACGCCCTTGTAGCGCCCGCAGATGAACGTCAGCTCGTTCTCACCCGCGAGGCGCCGCGCGGTGCGCTGGTCGAAGCGCCTGCCGCCCGGTCCCATCAGGATCACCGGGCTTCCCGGCGCCGGCGCGATGCTCTCCACCGCCGCCACGATGGGCGGCGCCATCATCACCATGCCCGCGCCGCCGCCGAAGGGCGCATCGTCCACGGTGCGGTGGAAGTCCTCCGTGAACTCGCGCGGGCTCACCACCCGGTACTGCACGATCCCCTTCTTGGCCGCCACCGCCATCATGCCGGTGGCGAACACGGCCTCCATCATCTCCGGAAAGATCGAGACGACGTTGACGCGCATCGCTCATCCGTCCAGCAGGCCGGGAATCGGCTTGATCGTGATCTGGCCGCGTTCTTCGTCGCGCGCCACCACGAACGCCGGCACCGCCGGAATCAACACCACCCCGTCCTCCCCGGTTACTTCGTACACGCGCTGTCCGGGCGAATCCAGCACCGAGGTGACGGTGCCGACATCGCGTCCCTCGTCGGTCACCACGTTCATCCCGATCACCTGGAACGGCAGTTCGCGTTCCGGCAGTTCGACGTCGAGGCGCGCCAGATCCACATACAACTCCGCGCCCACTTCCTTCTGCGCGTCGGTCCGGTCGTCGATACCCTCGATCTTCAGCACGAACTGCGCGCCCTGGGGCCGGGCCGCCACCACACGCACCGGGTAGCGTTCCACGTCGTCGCCCGCGTCGCGTTCCACGTAGAGCTCCTGCGACTGGAGCACTTCAAACCAGAAATCCTCCGACGCGTACAGCTTGAGCTCGCCGCGAATTCCCTGCGCCTTGACGAACCGTCCCAGGTACAGGGACTCCATTGCTGACGAATCGGTCATTCGCGAATCTCGAAAATAATCTTCTCGCCCGCCTTGCTCGCCGCGGCGTTGACGAGGGTGCGGATGGCGCGCGCGGTCTGCCCGTTCTTGCCGATTACCTTGCCCAGTTCGTCGGGGCGCACGGTCAGCTCCATGACGATGTAGCTTTCCTTCTCGGCCTGCTCCACCTTCACGGACTTCGGGTCGCCGACGAGTGACGCCGCCACGTACTCGATCAACGCCTGGATGGACGCCCGCGTCGCTTCAGCCATGCTTCACCGCGCACCGCCCCGCAGGGGCGGTACCGCGAGCGCCTATGCACCCTCCGCGGGTGCGGCAGCTGCTTCCGCCTTGGCCGCCGCGGCGGCCGCGGCCGCGGCCTTCTTGGAGACGCGCTTGGCGACCGCCTTCTTGCGACGCTCGTCGGGGGTTGCCCCCTGGGTCTCTTTGGCCTTGAGTTCCTCAGCCTTCGCGTCGAGCTGGTCGACGGCGACGCCCTCTTTCACGAGCAGCCACCGCTTCATGACGCCGGTGCGGCGCATGAGGCTCTCCACGTTCTCCGACGGAATCGCGCCATTCTTCATCCACTTGAAGAACAACTCCTCCTCGATTTTCACGTTGGGAGGATTGGTGAGTGGATCGTAGTAGCCGATCTCCTCGATGAACCGCCCGTCACGGCGATTGCGCGAGTCGGTGGCCACGATGCGATAGAACGGGCGACCCTTGCTGCCCATCCGCTTCATTCTGATTGAAACTGGCAAATCAGACACCTCCAGAACCAACATTGAGTCGTGCGCGTCGGCTTCCTCCGCTCAGGTCCTCGCGCGAACGACATTTGAAAGCGCGCTGCGGAAATCGCGTCGGAAGCCCGCCGCGCACTCCTGCAACCGCTCAGTCCATCAGAAGGGCGAAAAACGCCGCTTCTGCTTCTGCATCCGTCCCATCGTCTTCATCATCTTTTTCATCTGCTCGAACTGCCGCAGGAGCGCGTTGACGTCCTGCACCGTGGTGCCGCTGCCACGCGCGATGCGCTTGCGGCGGCTGCCATCGATGAGGTTGGGCCGCGCCCGCTCGCCCGGTGTCATCGAACAGATGATGGCCTCGGTGCGCCCCATCTGGCGCGGGTCCACCGAGACTCCCTGTGCGGCCACCTTCGACATCCCCGGAATCATCTTGAGGATGTCCTCCAGCGGCCCCATTTTCTTCAGCCGACGCAGCTCACCGAGAAAGTCGGAGAGGTCGAAGGTCTGCGCGCGCATGCGCCCTTCGAGCGCTCTTGCCTCGTCGACGTCGATCGACTGCTGCGTCTTCTCGATGAGCGACAGCACGTCGCCCATCCCCAGGATCCGCGACGCCATCCGGTCGGGATGGAACGGCTCCAGGTCCGAAAGCTTCTCGCCGGTGCCCGCAAAGACGATGGGCGTTCCGGTGACGGCCCGTAGCGACAGTGCGGCACCGCCGCGCGCGTCGCCGTCGAGCTTGGAGAGCACCACGCCGCTCACCTGGAGGCGTTCCTGGAACGCAGTGGCCACGTTGACCGCTTCCTGGCCGGTCATGCTGTCCAGCACCAGCAGCGTCGCTTCCGGTGCCGCGGCCGCGCGCAGGCGTTCGATCTCCTGCATCATCTCTTCGTCCACGTGCAGGCGTCCCGCCGTGTCGAGGATGAGCGTGTCGCACAACCGGTCGCGCGCGACCCTTTGTGCGCGTTCGAACAGGACCACCACGTCGGTGTCGCCGGCTTCGCCGCGCGCCACCGGCACCGCGATCTGTTTGCCCAGGATCTCCAGCTGGTCCATCGCCGCAGGGCGGTAGACGTCGAGACCCACCAGCAGCGGTCTGCGTCCGCGCTTGCGCAGCGTCGCCGCCAGCTTGGCGCAGAACGTCGTCTTGCCCGAGCCCTGCAGGCCGACCACCATGACC
Coding sequences within it:
- a CDS encoding KH domain-containing protein; protein product: MAEATRASIQALIEYVAASLVGDPKSVKVEQAEKESYIVMELTVRPDELGKVIGKNGQTARAIRTLVNAAASKAGEKIIFEIRE
- the trmD gene encoding tRNA (guanosine(37)-N1)-methyltransferase TrmD, which encodes MRVNVVSIFPEMMEAVFATGMMAVAAKKGIVQYRVVSPREFTEDFHRTVDDAPFGGGAGMVMMAPPIVAAVESIAPAPGSPVILMGPGGRRFDQRTARRLAGENELTFICGRYKGVDERVRELVVTEEISVGDFVLSGGEIAAAAVIEATVRLLDDVLGNDESAASDSFEREREGGLDCAWYTRPAEYRGLGVPAVLMSGHHAEIEKWRRESSRERTRRLRPDLIDDETSSEE
- a CDS encoding T9SS type A sorting domain-containing protein produces the protein MKKTFLIALCACLCASLVVTSADARNVKKAAPRFMMDTGMKAPVSTNGNAAFNAVAAANTTYLATYNFQTGASCLTQGWVSHDLTVQTGDYVHVDDFAGLAGGTFGLLNPIQGAKSLWIGARANAADPDLCGYGSLPGYGNAWQQILCSKCFTLTGDATLTYDAVWDSEPGYDFTNVELDAGCGDLWSPLTTANTPYNGQGSASESITITAAEHGGSARVRFNFGADTAWSDSDGLWDTDGAFIVDNLKIVDGAGTQTNQTFEAEAVGAHGTLDGHWASCNLPGYGDFATLLPGAAQLQQDPCARDLSCLWTFFTGSTANYACGGFPGVTAIPFGNAAGQYLTNEVWSPQIAWTGAGTQAQLQFAVYRDLPLDNLVFYVWQVRSIVGGCPQSWLNDNLVNYGDDKDWLESINEFGSLIDPAASHIQISLAAWDMCGVWCGTVGSGACHSHSPMIDNVKVKRIEVNGPQWQINSFRLFQDNFATDGTVTGTVRADMAQDLLPAANLGILPGDSAAATVVDPVLGLATDPGFGGAAVYAFVKVSPTQPAKSGAALSDDPSRWPVVGSTVGPDGDTWTIVRFDTAYTQNNQTPSPDNYCVDLNDNLFTPGDTVEYFFCAESNGGSRSYFFNQLRALDNADASGAIQTSVDINVAYANAMEMTCLPAAALNNGGDILYVDDGDGRAVQPFFDQAFQFLGILDKVDRFDVIAPSSSVANSPGSRVVNVSQQILPYYKKIIWNSEELEDGTIADGTGTPDKADDFALLFAFLDQSDKDPGLYISGDGIPNDWVTSPAPSAVNVRSAYLSFNVLTPDHKTVGLGINPLAIGTPGSAFSSVAGPDTIVTFGGCLAINKFDVLQPTGAAVAQMLYANNPQYAATISQTTLNGAGRTARVMMEGFSYDLIRDDRAGANGGVMDRIDHLYDVITWLQNTLDQPTGTAPTAYKTSLAQNYPNPFNPSTTIEFTVRERSRVSLKVYNVAGQLVRTLVNDDRAPGSVHQVAWDGRNDAGQSVSSGVYFYKLVTSDMTQTKKMVLLK
- a CDS encoding YraN family protein, whose product is MSTRETGSIGERIAAEFLRLKGFELIDANVRFARREVDILARDGGWLVAVEVKLRRGRGFGAAAEAIDARKLARVQTALLGFARESRLSPRVDVITIDVEESGDRMVVEHFVGVT
- a CDS encoding GspE/PulE family protein, whose translation is MDDTFTLPRILALLEERNLISAAQAETIRANAKARTQALAQRARSGPDEDEGYVSPLELIASFHLPSRLPRHEHVDEAELGALYGEATGTAFMRIDPLKLDARTLAAIVSKPFARKHLLVPVRLDGRRMTVAMVNPFDKGALNNLEHATGYIVEPVLGLRTEILKTINEIFAFERSLQKAERMRSATLDVGNLEQLVDIGTDAELDSSDQHVVRAVDLLLQYAFEQRASDIHIEPKRERALVRLRIDGRLHNTHTIPKQVFPGFVSRIKIMARLDIAEKRRPQDGRIKSAYKENEIELRVSTVPVAFGEKVVIRIFDPTILLQDIGALGFTAEQRPVYERLLQRPHGIILVTGPTGSGKTTTLYSSLQALATPAVNIVTIEDPIEMVHDPFNQIAVQEAAGVTFATALRSVLRQDPDIVMVGEIRDPETAQYAVQAALTGHLVFSTLHTNTAVGAVTRLVDLGIERFLVASTVIGLVAQRLLRMVCPSCADAADISDDALELIGLDDAIDRSLLRRGAGCDKCRKTGYFGRTAAFEVLEVSDRIRVMIRDGADENDVVRAARQDGAEPLMSNAIRKLLEGRTTPDEILRVIPTAW
- the ffh gene encoding signal recognition particle protein yields the protein MFTSLTEKFEKVFAAIRARGKLSEDDIRDTMREVRRALLEADVNFRVVKDFVARVEARLIGEEVHKSFTPDQQIVRVVNEELTELLGGTAAPFLLRQATSVVMVVGLQGSGKTTFCAKLAATLRKRGRRPLLVGLDVYRPAAMDQLEILGKQIAVPVARGEAGDTDVVVLFERAQRVARDRLCDTLILDTAGRLHVDEEMMQEIERLRAAAAPEATLLVLDSMTGQEAVNVATAFQERLQVSGVVLSKLDGDARGGAALSLRAVTGTPIVFAGTGEKLSDLEPFHPDRMASRILGMGDVLSLIEKTQQSIDVDEARALEGRMRAQTFDLSDFLGELRRLKKMGPLEDILKMIPGMSKVAAQGVSVDPRQMGRTEAIICSMTPGERARPNLIDGSRRKRIARGSGTTVQDVNALLRQFEQMKKMMKTMGRMQKQKRRFSPF
- the rimM gene encoding ribosome maturation factor RimM (Essential for efficient processing of 16S rRNA), producing the protein MTDSSAMESLYLGRFVKAQGIRGELKLYASEDFWFEVLQSQELYVERDAGDDVERYPVRVVAARPQGAQFVLKIEGIDDRTDAQKEVGAELYVDLARLDVELPERELPFQVIGMNVVTDEGRDVGTVTSVLDSPGQRVYEVTGEDGVVLIPAVPAFVVARDEERGQITIKPIPGLLDG
- a CDS encoding ribonuclease HII, with amino-acid sequence MEKPPASRRRRKTEGATSPRKGARAKAGGPGAAEAALRERFDALLAHDAALAARGFATIAGVDEAGRGALAGPVVSAAVVLRDGCDLIRIYDSKSITETDRESLFDQIIAASVSVGIGVAQPATIDRDNILRATLGTMHRAVDALRVRPDLVLIDGRETINWSGTVVPLVKGDARSLCVAAASIVAKVTRDRVMRRLHRRFPGYHFDSNKGYGTRDHLEALAAQGAAEVHRRSFLGKIVENNLSMF
- the rplS gene encoding 50S ribosomal protein L19 — its product is MNIIDRIEQRMLTDKVRDFRVGDTVKVMVRVVEGAKEREQAFQGVVIKQNGKGITETFTVRKVSSGIGVERVFPIHSPNVTKIEVLRRGRVRRAKLYYLRDRVGKAARIKEKKEDRRRD